TAAGGTAGAAGCAGCAGGAATGACGCAAAGTATGTCACGTGTAGGAAAGTGTATTGACAATGGGCCAATGGAAGGTTTTTTTGGAACTCTAAAATGTGAAAAGTATTATCTCAATAAATACAATACCTTCAAAGAGCTAAATGAGGCGATAGATGAATACATTCATTTCTATAATCATAAGAGATTACAAAAGAAATTAAGCGACCTTAGCCCGATGGAATTTCGAGCTGTGGCCGCTTAGATTAGTTTTTATTATTTCCACTGTCTACTTGACAGGGTGCAGTTCATTAAAAAGGAGTGCTCTCCTATATATATTATCCTCTGACTGCTGCTGCTCCACGCTCAAGGGCTTCTTGGTTTAATGGAATAAGGTGTTCTTTATCTGATCCATATACTTTTTTAAATGCCTCTACTACTGAGTTTACATCTACAATCTTGGTTAACTCTAAATAAGCCCCTAGCATTACCATATTTGCCACCCTTGCATTGCCTATTTCATTGGCAATCTCATTAGCTGGAATATAATAGATTTCTAGGTCTTCTCTGTCGGGCTTTCTCTCAATTAATGAACTGTTGATTAATAATTTACCACCACTTTTTAAGTTCTTTTCAAATTTAATTAATGATGGTAGATTCATAACAATCACAGCTGTAGCGTCTTGGGTAATAATAGGTGAGCCTATTAAGCTATCGGACACAATTACAGAACAGTTAGCTGTACCCCCACGCATTTCTGGACCATAGGAGGGCAACCAAGAAACGTGCTTATCTTCAAGCATTCCTGAATAAGTCAAAAGCTGTCCCATAGACATAACCCCTTGACCACCAAATCCTGCCATAATAATCTTTTCAGTTGTCATATTATTTCCCCTCCTCTGGTGTACGGAAGTTTCCTAATGGATAATATGGAATCATATTTTCTTCCAACCATTTTAACGAGTCCACTGGTGTAATGCCCCAGTTAGTAGGACAGGTGGATAATACTTCTACAATACCAAATCCTTTGCCTTCTAATTGAATTTCAAAGGCTTTTTTGATAGCTTTTTTAGCCTTTCTAATATGGGCTACATTGTGAACAGAAACCCTCTCTACAAATACTGCACCATCAATCGTTGCAAGCATTTCTGACATTCTTAAAGGCATTCCAGTGGTTTCTTGTTTTCTACCATCCTGAGAAGTGGTGGTTTTTTGACCGATCAATGTGGTAGGAGCCATTTGTCCCCCCGTCATACCATAGATGGCATTGTTAACAAAAATGGTTGTGAATCTTTCGCTTCTGTGGGCTGCATGAATAATTTCAGCAGTACCTATGGATGCTAAGTCTCCATCCCCTTGGTAGGTGAATA
This region of Natronincola ferrireducens genomic DNA includes:
- a CDS encoding IS3 family transposase → KVEAAGMTQSMSRVGKCIDNGPMEGFFGTLKCEKYYLNKYNTFKELNEAIDEYIHFYNHKRLQKKLSDLSPMEFRAVAA
- a CDS encoding 2-oxoacid:acceptor oxidoreductase family protein; the protein is MTTEKIIMAGFGGQGVMSMGQLLTYSGMLEDKHVSWLPSYGPEMRGGTANCSVIVSDSLIGSPIITQDATAVIVMNLPSLIKFEKNLKSGGKLLINSSLIERKPDREDLEIYYIPANEIANEIGNARVANMVMLGAYLELTKIVDVNSVVEAFKKVYGSDKEHLIPLNQEALERGAAAVRG
- a CDS encoding thiamine pyrophosphate-dependent enzyme, with protein sequence MNVVFKQTEGLTDKQFHYCPGCTHGIIHRLVGEVLEELGVVGKTIGVAPVGCSVLAYDYFNCDMHEASHGRAPAVATGIKRILPNNVVFTYQGDGDLASIGTAEIIHAAHRSERFTTIFVNNAIYGMTGGQMAPTTLIGQKTTTSQDGRKQETTGMPLRMSEMLATIDGAVFVERVSVHNVAHIRKAKKAIKKAFEIQLEGKGFGIVEVLSTCPTNWGITPVDSLKWLEENMIPYYPLGNFRTPEEGK